From the genome of Nicotiana sylvestris chromosome 2, ASM39365v2, whole genome shotgun sequence, one region includes:
- the LOC104249078 gene encoding glutaredoxin-C5-like, translated as MGGGDPLEEVQGMASRNAVVIFSNNTCCMCHAIKKLFCGMGVNPTVYELDENSSWEQALMSLLGSSSSLPVVFIGGKLVGAMDSVMAAHINGTLVPLLKEAGALWL; from the coding sequence ATGGGTGGTGGTGACCCATTGGAAGAAGTACAGGGAATGGCATCAAGGAATGCAGTGGTGATATTCAGCAATAATACTTGTTGCATGTGTCACGCAATCAAGAAGCTTTTCTGTGGAATGGGTGTCAACCCAACAGTTTATGAATTAGATGAGAACTCCAGTTGGGAGCAGGCTTtaatgagtcttttgggcagctCCTCTTCTTTGCCTGTTGTTTTCATAGGTGGGAAGTTGGTTGGAGCTATGGACAGTGTCATGGCAGCTCACATTAATGGCACATTAGTTCCACTTTTGAAAGAGGCTGGTGCTCTCTGGCTTTAA